In the Mytilus galloprovincialis chromosome 10, xbMytGall1.hap1.1, whole genome shotgun sequence genome, one interval contains:
- the LOC143048214 gene encoding uncharacterized protein LOC143048214, which yields MANATERVNTALAALRTELSDMRNQDVQLMKQLMNINNSIQQLTKKQKSTKRSKGSKSQKANFREMIRTSTLSKIDEDTTTSSSESDYESDTSSDEEIFRTNVKLWKYSQSSEDSD from the exons ATGGCAAACGCTACAGAGAGAGTAAATACAGCTCTTGCTGCCTTGAGAACTGAGTTGAGTGACATGCGAAACCAAGATGTACAATTGATGAAACAACTAATGAACATCAACAACAGCATTCAACAGCTGACAAAGAAACAAAAATCTACTAAAAGAAGTAAAGGATCAAAAAGTCAGAAAGCAAACTTCAGAGAAATGATCCGAACATCAACACTCAGCAAAATTGATGAAG ATACTACAACAAGCTCATCGGAAAGTGACTATGAAAGCGATACAAGTTCAGATGAAGAAATCTTCAGAACAAACGTTAAATTGTGGAAATATTCACAGTCATCGGAAGACAGTGATTAG